Genomic segment of Mycolicibacterium psychrotolerans:
GGGTGGAGAGCTCCCGTCGTCAGTCGAAGAGGTCGAACCCGGGGCCGTGGTCGACGGGGTGATCGAGGCTGTGAACGTCGTCCGCCATGGGCGCCCAGTGGTCGTCCACGGACGCTTCGGTGATCGCGGGCTGGTCGAAATCAACGTCGTCGACCTGCAGGGACGGCGCCGGATCCGGCGCGGCCAGCGCCGCAGGCGGTTCGTCGAGATGATCGACGATGGTCGGCACCGCACTGTCGGTGTCGATGACCGAAGCGAGTGGGACATGGTCGTCGAAAGCGTCGAACGCGGCGGTCGCGGCGCCACTGGCCCACACATTGGACACCGGCTCGGCGCCGAAGGCGTCCAGGCCGTGGGCCGGGGCGGACATCGACAGCGACTCGGCGACGACGGGGATCAGATTCTGCACATCGACGCTGGTCACGTCGGTCAGGTGGGCGTCGGCCAGGGCTTGAGCGGGGTCGGCGGCGTAGCGTGCGGCCGCATCCGGATCGCGGACCAGCGACATCACGAAGTCCAGTAGTGAGTTCGCCACGGTGACCCTTCCCCTCGATATGTCCTCGATGCTATCGGCGCAGCGCCGTCCGCGGATCGGTGCGGAACCCAACCCCGCGCCAGGGCCATTAGGGGATTGCCCGTTAGGGGATCGACCACACTAGGGGCGCCTGCGCCGTGGGCGGCGCGGCGGCCGTTAAGGTGGTGGGCGGTCCGCTCGACCGGGCTGGCCGGGGAGGAAACCCACCACCATGACCGAACCACTGGGGTTGTCGATCGGGATGACGAACCTGGTGGCCGCACGTGTCGGCCGCCAGCCGGTGACGCGGCGCTCGATCCTGACCGTCTACCCCGACCGTGCTCCCGAGGTCGGGGTGCCCACCGACGCGACGCCCCCGGGTCTGGTGCTCAGCGGGTTCGTCGACCGGGTGGGCGACCCGGTGCCGCTGGTCGCCGCGGACGGTTCGGCGCACCGCGGTGAGGTCGTGCTCGCCGAGGCCCTGGCCGCGATGGCGCGGTCGGTGGACGGCGGCTCACCCGTGGCGATCGCCGTGCCCGCGCACTGGGGGCCCGGGACCATCGGGGCGCTGCGCGGCGCGCTGCGTTCGCGCCCGATCCTGGCGCCCGGCGGCGTGCCCGCCGCACTCATCCCGGATGCGTCGGCGGCACTGGCGGCGCTGCAGGCCGCGCCCGGTCTGCCGGATCAGGGGGTGGTCGTGCTGGTCGATCTGGGAGGCAGCGGCACCAGCGTCACGCTCGCCGACGCCGGCGCGAACCTCGACCTCGTGGGTCAGACGGTGCGCTACGCGGACT
This window contains:
- a CDS encoding Rv0340 family IniB-related protein produces the protein MANSLLDFVMSLVRDPDAAARYAADPAQALADAHLTDVTSVDVQNLIPVVAESLSMSAPAHGLDAFGAEPVSNVWASGAATAAFDAFDDHVPLASVIDTDSAVPTIVDHLDEPPAALAAPDPAPSLQVDDVDFDQPAITEASVDDHWAPMADDVHSLDHPVDHGPGFDLFD